Below is a genomic region from Parageobacillus toebii NBRC 107807.
CTTCGTCTCTGGCATCGTAAATTCAAAATCAAGGAATAAATATTGTTGTGCTGCGGACATACCTTTTCCCTCCTTTCTTGCTTCATAGAGTAACGAACGATCGTTACTACTATTATATCACGGGGAAACGATATTTTATTTCCCTTTTTCAGAAAATATAAAAAAAGGGCGTAAGCCTGATATATACGAGATATATAAAAGTGGGGCATAAGTTATATAATTAATGGGGAAGTAGGAAAATTATGATGAATAAACTAGCGATTTACTATCCAAATCTTACTTCTAGCAATTTATGAAGCATTTGTACTCCAAGCAAGCCTATTCGTACTTAAACGGAACAGGTTTATTATCTTCAGTGATTTTTATTAAAGGGCTTCTTCTTGATTCGTTTCAACGAAACGGATATTTCTTCAAAAAGAAAAAAAGGGACTTTTTTACAGCCCCCTGTGATGAAACAGTGCAAGTGCGCCTTTATTAAGCCTATTCGCTTGCCATTGAGAGAGCCGCCTTTATTCCTTTTGATTGCGGAGATCGTCCCGAACGGTTCTTTCCCATAGTTCAACCCCGGAATAATAAGCGGCACGGCTGATAAAATGCGCTGCAACTGGAGAGGTCATAAAAATGAAGACAACTCCTAATAAAAGACGGGAATTAAAATGACCTTCTTGGATGAAAAAATGAAAACACGTGCCAAGTAAAATAAACATAATCCCAAGTGTGGTGCTTTTACTGATAGCATGGCTTCTTGTATACACATCTGGCAGCCGAATCGCTCCGATAGCTGAAATTAACACTAAAATAGCACCAACAACCACGAAGAAAATAACAACTGCATCAGCGATCCCTTTCACGTTCGATGATCACACCTTTCTGTAAAAATTTTGCAAACGCCACCGTTCCAAGGAAAGCTAAAATACCAATTAACAAAATCACTTCAAGAAACGCACTCGTTTCTAATATGATGGAGAAAATCGCTACAATTCCTGCCAAACAAATTCCCATTGCATCAAGTGCAATCACTCGGTCAGCAACGCTCGGCCCTTTCACAACCCGATAAAGAAAACAAAACATGGCAATGGACAGGATAACAAGCGCAATATTAAAAATAACCGTCATTTGCTCACCTCCAGAATCGTCTTTTCAAACGATTCTTTTATTTGTTTAATCGTCTCCTCGACATTAGGAGCATCAAGTGCGTGGACATAAAGCGTATTACGGTCTTCCGACACATCTACAACGAGCGTTCCGGGAGTTAATGTAATTAGGTTAGATAGCACCGTGATTCCCCAGTCTTTTTTTACCTCAAGCGGCAGCGCGAAAATACACGGTTGAATATTCATTGACGGAGCTAATATCACTTTTAGGACAGCAATATTCGACAACAACAGTTCTTTCAAAAAGATAAGAATAAGCTTGCATATCACAAGAAAAGGGATGACATAGAAACGAGAGTGAAAATATCTTCTTAACATGAAAATAATCAGTAAACCAAGAATGTACCCGACAATGAAGGTGGAAGCATTAAACGAAGCGGAAAGAAACATCCAGACAAATGCTAATAAAACATTCAGCAATATTTGTAATGCCATTCGTCTCTACTCCTTTAACACCGACTCGATATAAATCGCTGGATCCGCTAGCACCGATATGGCTTGTGACACGAACGGACGAACAAATTCAATTCCGACTCCATATAAAACCGTCAATCCTAGCAACATAGCGATAGGAATATAAAGTGTGCGAATTTCTTTTGCTTCATATCCTTTTTGTTCGCCCCAACATCCATAAACAAAAATTTTCATAATAGAATAGAGCACGAACAAACTCGACAGCAAAATAACGAGAGCAGAAAGAAGCTGGCCGTCAGCAAAACTGGAGCGAACAATAAGCGTTTTTCCTATAAAGCCGCTGAACGGCGGGATGCCTGCAAGCGCGAGAGCAGAAAGAAACACCATCCATCCTAACAGCGGATAGGTTTTCATTAATCCACTAAATTGATTCAACTGATTCGTTCCCGTAACATACGCAATCGCTCCAATAATCAAAAACATCGTTGTTTTCATCACCATATCTTGCAGTAAATAAAAGACAGTACCTTCCAAACTTTCGTTCGTCATCAGTGAAATCCCAAACGTCATGACACCGACCGCCGCAATAATGTTATAAATAACGATTTGCCGCAAATCACGATAAGCAATTGCCCCGATGACTCCGACAACAATTGTTCCAATGGACAACCATGCTAAAATAGTGTGCGTATAACCTACATCATGATGAAAAATAAGAGTAAATGTACGTAAAATTGAATATACTCCTACTTTCGTAAGAAGGCCGCCGAAAAGAGCCAAAACAGCGGATGGCGGAGCGGAATACGACCCTGGAAGCCAGAAATAAAACGGGAAAATCGCTCCTTTTAACCCGAAAACGATAAGAAACAAAATAGCAATCACCGTTAAAATAGACTGATTTTCCACCTCGGCTACACGAACAGAAAGGTGGGCCATGTTTAACGTTCCAGTTACAGCGTATAAATATCCAACAGCAATAACGAATAGAGCGGATGAAAAAACATTGACGAGCATATACTTAATCGTTTCCCGCAACTGTATTTTCGTTCCTCCCAATACAAGAAGAACATACGAAGATATAAGCATCACTTCGTAAAAGACAAACAAGTTAAAAATATCTCCGGTTGTAAACGCACCATTAATACCAACAAGCAAAAAATAGAAGAACGAATAGTAATAAAATGATTCGCGGCTGCGGCCAATGGTGGCAAAAGAATAAAGCAAGCAGGCAAACGCAATGATGCTTGTCGTCAATACAAGCATGGCAGACAGCATATCCGATACAAGCGTAATACCGAATGGAGCAGGCCAGTTTCCGATATCCAACGTTTGTATTCCTTCCGTATGAACACGGCGTACTAGCATGATGCTAGCGAATATCATTCCTAATGCTCCAAAAACGGATATCGCTTTTTGAGCAGAAATATTCTTCGCGAAAAAAATTAGGACAATAGCAGTAACTAATGGAATGATTATTGGCAATATCAGTAAATTAATCATCTTCTTCCTTTCCCCTCATTTTTTCAATATTATCCGTTCCAATCTCTTGATATGAACGATAAGCGAGAACTAGAAAAAAGGCAGTTACACCAAAGCTGATCACAATCGCTGTCAAAATGAGCGCTTGTGGTATTGGATCCACATATTGTTTCGCCTGTTCTTCTAATAGAGGCGGGGCCCCAGCCTTTAATCCCCCCATTGTTAACAACAGTAAATGTGCTCCATGACTTAGTAAACCGGTTCCGATAATAATTCGGAGCAAACTTTTACTCAATATGAGATAAGTAGCCCCGGCAAACAAACAGCCAATGACAATAATCATGACAATTTCCATTAATCGCTCTCTCCTATCGTTTCAATAATGGTCATCGTAGTTCCGATAACGACAAGATATACGCCTAAGTCGAAAAGAACAGCGGTATGCAGCGATGTTTGGCCTAACAGCGGGAGATGAAAGTGATGGTAAGCATGGGTTAAAAAGGGGACATTAAAAACAAGTCCCCCTATTCCCGTACCGACAGCAAATAAAAGCCCAACACCGATTAAAATTTTATAATCAACTGGAATCATTGATCGAACTGTCTTTATATCGAACGTCAAAAGCAACAACACGATGGCGCCGGAAGTCATTAGCCCGGCAATAAATCCCCCGCCTGGATGATAATGCCCCGCAAAAAAGAGATGAATGGAAAATAAGATGATAATAAACGTCACGACACAGGTCAACGTCCGCAAAATAACGTCGTTCGTTTTCACTATTTCTCTCCTTTCGACATTCGTAGTTTGACCATCACGTAAATGCCCAAAGCTGCAATACCGAGCACACATATTTCAAACATCGTATCAAAACCCCGGAAATCAACTAAAATGACATTGACCATATTTTTTCCCGCGGCTTTTTCATACGTATTTTCCACATAATATTGGGCAATGGTGTCGAAATTTTTTTGGCTATAGGAAAGTAAAGCGATCAAGCTAACTATCACTCCGACCCCTATGGAAATGAGGGCATTTCCCAATCTAAAACGAATCCCTTTTTCATGACGGCTGAGCTGTGGCAGGTGATAAAAGCAAAGCAAAAATAGCGAGACGGAAATCGTTTCAATGACTAACTGCGTCAACGCTAAATCCGGTGCACGGAACAATACGAAGAAAAGAGTGACCGTATAGCCGACGGAACCAAGTGCAATAATGGCGGTTAGACGTGATTTAGCCATGATAGTAGTGATGGTTCCAGCGATGATAATTAGTGATAATACAAGTTCATGAGCCCCTACTGGTGCCAGATGATCAGTTGAAATATGCCATTTTCCTTTCACCAAGATGGAGAAAGCGAGCAACGCAATGAAAGCGGAGAGAATATACACAAAGTAAGTACGGATATAGCCTGTCATATAGCTTTCGGTTAACGTGTACGATCCTCTCTCCATTCCATCTACCATACGGTCATACAGATGATTAAGAGAAAGACGCTTCGGAAATTTTTGATATAGACTTTTCCATCTTGGAAATGTCTTGTACAACATTGTCCCAAGTACAATAACGCTAATCGTCATCCATAGCTCAATGGTCCATCCGTGCCAGTGGCTAATGTGCAGCGCCGATCCTTCCGTGCGAAATGGACCGGTTAAAATCGCATCAGCAGCTGGAGCGATGAGCGTATGTGACAACATGTTTGGGAAAAGTCCAAATACGATGACGAGAAGCGCGAGAACAACCGGAGCAATAAGCATTCCTAACGGCGCTTCGTGCGGTTTCTTCGGCAATTGTTCAGGCTGAT
It encodes:
- the mnhG gene encoding monovalent cation/H(+) antiporter subunit G yields the protein MKGIADAVVIFFVVVGAILVLISAIGAIRLPDVYTRSHAISKSTTLGIMFILLGTCFHFFIQEGHFNSRLLLGVVFIFMTSPVAAHFISRAAYYSGVELWERTVRDDLRNQKE
- a CDS encoding Na(+)/H(+) antiporter subunit F1, which codes for MTVIFNIALVILSIAMFCFLYRVVKGPSVADRVIALDAMGICLAGIVAIFSIILETSAFLEVILLIGILAFLGTVAFAKFLQKGVIIERERDR
- a CDS encoding Na+/H+ antiporter subunit E, producing MALQILLNVLLAFVWMFLSASFNASTFIVGYILGLLIIFMLRRYFHSRFYVIPFLVICKLILIFLKELLLSNIAVLKVILAPSMNIQPCIFALPLEVKKDWGITVLSNLITLTPGTLVVDVSEDRNTLYVHALDAPNVEETIKQIKESFEKTILEVSK
- a CDS encoding Na+/H+ antiporter subunit D; protein product: MINLLILPIIIPLVTAIVLIFFAKNISAQKAISVFGALGMIFASIMLVRRVHTEGIQTLDIGNWPAPFGITLVSDMLSAMLVLTTSIIAFACLLYSFATIGRSRESFYYYSFFYFLLVGINGAFTTGDIFNLFVFYEVMLISSYVLLVLGGTKIQLRETIKYMLVNVFSSALFVIAVGYLYAVTGTLNMAHLSVRVAEVENQSILTVIAILFLIVFGLKGAIFPFYFWLPGSYSAPPSAVLALFGGLLTKVGVYSILRTFTLIFHHDVGYTHTILAWLSIGTIVVGVIGAIAYRDLRQIVIYNIIAAVGVMTFGISLMTNESLEGTVFYLLQDMVMKTTMFLIIGAIAYVTGTNQLNQFSGLMKTYPLLGWMVFLSALALAGIPPFSGFIGKTLIVRSSFADGQLLSALVILLSSLFVLYSIMKIFVYGCWGEQKGYEAKEIRTLYIPIAMLLGLTVLYGVGIEFVRPFVSQAISVLADPAIYIESVLKE
- a CDS encoding Na(+)/H(+) antiporter subunit C: MEIVMIIVIGCLFAGATYLILSKSLLRIIIGTGLLSHGAHLLLLTMGGLKAGAPPLLEEQAKQYVDPIPQALILTAIVISFGVTAFFLVLAYRSYQEIGTDNIEKMRGKEEDD
- a CDS encoding Na(+)/H(+) antiporter subunit B codes for the protein MKTNDVILRTLTCVVTFIIILFSIHLFFAGHYHPGGGFIAGLMTSGAIVLLLLTFDIKTVRSMIPVDYKILIGVGLLFAVGTGIGGLVFNVPFLTHAYHHFHLPLLGQTSLHTAVLFDLGVYLVVIGTTMTIIETIGESD